A section of the Mangifera indica cultivar Alphonso chromosome 12, CATAS_Mindica_2.1, whole genome shotgun sequence genome encodes:
- the LOC123193095 gene encoding uncharacterized protein LOC123193095 has protein sequence MPSVGMRRPRVFGVVKGADGARVLRSGRRILCDLGDWYQQPLVKKNNGNGPGGLKCKATGWTHLENMKINHQETDVTDFIENEKETKAFKKDKDEEEEDVKGMDKMFGMVYRRKRKRLTGESSELSGDRMYGIRFCRRQRRRKSEESGADVKRLTGFVREDEVACFRVFGIGLESSSVDKSSWFACFLGLVLSYMEKARLEMRGLASFLLSQPINEVFSLHGIRFLWDPPLGVAGMLTLFRDMQDMPSFSVDFSAIPSCFMYIHYSMLIRLKRLPPVLVNNFVSLDFNNDIISSIKSYQSYESSDDDVEYVCETKTMVPVVDSTVNRVALHPSVKASKLTGRSMQFRNALNSRTIQKRRSSLRGRARNPSLGGAHRGSGTLVSDLVSSRKNGIPFSSVVSKNKLRSTFWSRPASRLKEVSSNKVQTRRDLVSSCCSTSLLVIEADRCYRVEGAIVMLEMSSSREWLIVVKKDGLTRYSHRAQKMMRPCSSNRVTHDIIWTGDDNWKLEFPNRQDWLIFKDLYRECSDCNVHVSVTKVIPVPGVWVVSGYEDSITVPFSRPDSYISTNNDEVSRALEKKTANYDMDSEDEEWLKVFNDELSTENDINNRVSEDTFELMVDAFEKAYFCCPDDYSNEDAAVNLCLDLGRREVVQAVYSYWVKKRKQKRSGLLRVFQGQQAKKYVSTPKPALQKRRSFKRQASQLGRGKQHVLIRAVTDQQYAMEEQNAKLRVEEAKALAERCVESAIGKRQRAQLLIEIADLATYKAAVALRIAKAAEVEGSAEAAAAYFLDGEA, from the exons ATGCCGTCGGTGGGTATGCGACGACCCAGGGTGTTCGGAGTTGTGAAGGGAGCCGATGGGGCCCGCGTTCTACGTTCGGGTCGTCGGATATTGTGCGATTTGGGTGACTGGTATCAACAACCGTTGGTCAAGAAGAACAACGGGAATGGGCCTGGTGGACTCAAGTGCAAAGCCACTGGGTGGACCCATTTGGAAAACATGAAGATAAATCATCAAGAGACTGATGTTACAGACTTTATTGAGAATGAGAAGGAAACGAAAGCGTTCAAGAAAGATAAGGACGAAGAAGAAGAGGACGTAAAAGGTATGGACAAGATGTTTGGGATGGTGTATAGGAGGAAAAGAAAGAGACTTACTGGTGAAAGTAGTGAGCTTTCGGGTGACAGAATGTATGGGATTCGGTTTTGTCGTAGACAGAGGAGGAGGAAGAGTGAGGAGAGTGGTGCTGATGTTAAAAGATTAACGGGTTTTGTGCGAGAAGATGAAGTTGCATGCTTTCGTGTGTTCGGTATTGGTTTGGAGAGTTCTTCTGTTGATAAGAGTAGTTGGTTTGCTTGTTTTCTGGGTTTGGTTTTGAGCTACATGGAGAAGGCACGACTTGAAATGCGTGGGCTTGCTTCATTTTTGCTATCACAGCCGATCAATGAAGTGTTCTCTTTGCATGGAATTCGCTTTTTGTGG GATCCCCCCCTTGGTGTTGCTGGTATGCTCACGCTTTTTAGGGACATGCAAGACATGCCGTCGTTTTCTGTTGATTTTTCTGCAATACCCTCTTGTTTTATGTACATACATTACAGTATGCTTATTAGATTAAAGCGCCTGCCACCTGTACTTGTAAATAATTTTGTGTCTTTGGactttaataatgatataatatcaaGCATCAAAAGCTACCAATCTTATGAGTCTTCTGATGACGATGTAGAATATGTATGCGAAACCAAAACCATGGTGCCTGTAGTTGATAGTACAGTGAACAGGGTGGCATTACATCCTTCTGTCAAAGCTTCTAAATTAACTGGGCGAAGCATGCAGTTTAGAAATGCTCTGAATTCTCGCACAATTCAGAAAAGGAGGAGTTCATTGAGGGGGAGAGCTAGGAATCCTTCTCTGGGTGGTGCACACAGAGGTAGTGGAACCTTAGTTTCTGATTTAGTTAGTAGTAGGAAAAATGGGATCCCTTTCTCTTCTGTAGTGTCCAAAAATAAGCTTAGGAGTACATTTTGGAGTAGGCCTGCATCGAGATTAAAAGAGGTCAGTTCCAACAAGGTCCAAACACGGCGAGACTTGGTTTCATCTTGTTGCTCTACTAGTTTATTGGTTATAGAAGCAGACAGATGTTACAGGGTTGAAGGAGCCATTGTCATGTTAGAGATGTCTTCTTCAAGAGAGTGGCTTATTGTAGTAAAGAAAGATGGATTAACAAGATATTCCCACAGAGCACAAAAAATGATGAGGCCTTGTTCATCTAACCGTGTCACTCATGATATTATATGGACTGGGGATGATAATTGGAAGCTTGAGTTTCCCAACAGACAAGACTGGCTAATTTTCAAGGATCTTTATAGGGAATGTTCTGATTGCAATGTTCATGTTTCTGTTACCAAAGTTATCCCGGTGCCTGGGGTTTGGGTGGTGTCAGGTTATGAGGATAGTATTACTGTTCCATTTTCCAGACCAGATTCATATATCTCTACCAACAATGATGAGGTATCTAGAGCGTTGGAAAAGAAGACTGCGAACTATGACATGGATTCTGAAGATGAAGAGTGGCTAAAGGTGTTCAATGATGAGTTATCCACcgaaaatgatattaataaccGTGTTTCAGAGGATACTTTTGAGTTAATGGTGGATGCCTTTGAGAAGGCTTACTTTTGTTGCCCTGATGATTACTCTAATGAGGATGCAGCAGTTAATCTTTGCTTGGATCTGGGTAGGAGGGAAGTTGTGCAAGCTGTGTATAGTTACTGGGTGAAGAAACGGAAGCAGAAGCGCTCAGGACTACTTAGGGTTTTCCAG GGTCAACAAGCAAAAAAATATGTTTCGACTCCAAAGCCTGCACTACAAAAGAGAAGATCCTTCAAACGGCAGGCTAGCCAATTGGGAAGAGGCAAACAACATGTTCTCATACGAG CGGTCACAGATCAGCAATATGCCATGGAAGAACAGAATGCTAAGCTTAGAGTTGAAGAGGCTAAAGCCTTGGCAGAAAGATGTGTTGAATCAGCCATCGGCAAACGTCAGAGGGCACAGTTGCTCATTGAAATTGCTGATTTGGCAACTTACAAAGCAGCAGTCGCTCTTAGAATTGCCAAAGCTGCTGAAGTTGAGGGGTCAGCAGAGGCTGCAGCTGCATATTTTTTAGATGGAGAGGCATAG
- the LOC123193264 gene encoding neutral/alkaline invertase 3, chloroplastic-like, which yields MGTSEVLLQVLPGAAPRLLSSDIGSGNLDLAFSSGFHFKCTKERASRYKQSFKCSNIAQNRMGVNRFTGLCGGSFGYYEVYKLRRLSCKCQKAESLNGKTAAEGNDTWFVDNAKTLNLNGVANKPNILEFENVQKFEEENKGLTSNGSVGSIRDTTSKTSVDPIEDEAWDLLRDSMVYYCGSPIGTIAANDPTSSNVLNYDQVFIRDFIPSGIAFLLKGEYDIVRNFILHTLQLQSWEKTMDCHSPGQGLMPASFKVRTVPLDGDDSATEEVLDPDFGEAAIGRVAPVDSGLWWIILLRAYGKCSGDLSVQERIDVQTGIKMILRLCLADGFDMFPTLLVTDGSCMIDRRLGIHGHPLEIQALFYSALLCAREMLAPEDGSADLIRALNNRLVALSFHIREYYWVDMRKLNEIYRYKTEEYSYDAVNKFNIYPDQIPPWLVEWMPNKGGYLIGNLQPAHMDFRFFSLGNLWSVVSSLATTDQSHAILDLTEAKWSDLVADMPFKICYPALEGQEWQIITGSDPKNTPWSYHNGGSWPTLLWQLTVACIKMNRPEIAAKALQVAEKRIACDKWPEYYDTKRARFIGKQSHLFQTWSIAGYLVAKLLLADPSAAKILITEEDSELVNAFSCMISANPRRKRGRKNLNKTYII from the exons ATGGGAACTTCTGAGGTGCTTCTCCAAGTTTTGCCTGGGGCTGCCCCTCGACTTTTGAGTTCTGACATTGGTTCTGGAAATTTGGATTTGGCATTTTCTTCTGGATTCCACTTCAAATGTACAAAGGAAAGGGCTTCAAGGTATAAACAATCGTTCAAGTGCTCAAATATAGCACAAAATCGCATGGGAGTGAATAGATTTACAGGGTTATGTGGTGGTTCCTTTGGGTACTATGAAGTTTACAAGTTACGGCGTCTGAGTTGCAAATGCCAAAAGGCTGAAAGTCTCAATGGGAAGACAGCAGCAGAAGGAAATGACACATGGTTTGTTGACAATGCAAAGACATTAAACTTAAATGGTGTTGCCAACAAACCTAATATTTTGGAGTTTGAGAATGTACAGAAATTTGAGGAGGAAAATAAGGGTTTGACATCAAATGGTTCTGTTGGTTCAATTAGAGATACCACAAGCAAGACTAGTGTAGATCCAATTGAGGATGAAGCATGGGACCTACTTCGGGATTCTATGGTTTATTATTGCGGAAGTCCTATTGGTACAATTGCTGCAAATGATCCCACCAGTTCTAATGTGTTGAATTATGATCAGGTCTTCATTCGTGATTTTATACCGTCTGGTATTGCTTTTCTGTTGAAGGGAGAGTATGATATTGTTCGGAATTTCATCCTCCATACACTTCAGTTGCag AGTTGGGAGAAAACAATGGACTGTCATAGTCCTGGTCAGGGGCTGATGCCTGCTAGTTTTAAGGTGCGCACAGTTCCTCTAGATGGTGATGATTCTGCAACAGAGGAAGTACTGGATCCTGACTTTGGGGAGGCAGCAATTGGTCGTGTTGCACCAGTTGACTCTG GTCTATGGTGGATTATATTACTACGTGCATATGGAAAATGCTCTGGTGATCTCTCAGTTCAGGAGAGAATTGATGTGCAAACTGGAATTAAGATGATTCTGAGGTTGTGCCTTGCTGATGGTTTTGACATGTTCCCTACATTATTGGTTACTGATGGTTCTTGCATGATAGATCGACGATTGGGAATTCATGGTCACCCTCTTGAAATTCAG GCACTTTTTTATTCAGCATTACTTTGTGCACGTGAGATGCTGGCTCCAGAGGATGGATCAGCTGATTTAATCCGAGCACTAAACAATCGTCTGGTAGCTCTGTCCTTCCACATCAGGGAGTATTATTGGGTTGATATGAGGAAACTGAATGAGATATATCGCTACAAGACTGAAGAGTACTCATATGATGCAGTTAATAAGTTTAACATTTACCCAGATCAGATTCCTCCATGGTTGGTGGAATGGATGCCTAATAAAGGTGGCTATCTAATTGGAAACTTGCAACCCGCTCACATGGATTTCCGATTCTTTTCTTTAGGAAACCTGTGGTCTGTTGTCAGCAGTCTTGCCACTACAGATCAGTCTCACGCCATATTGGATCTCACTGAAGCTAAATGGTCAGATTTAGTAGCAGACATGCCTTTTAAGATATGTTATCCTGCTCTTGAAGGTCAGGAGTGGCAAATTATCACGGGCAGTGATCCTAAGAACAC GCCTTGGTCCTATCACAATGGTGGTTCCTGGCCAACTCTCCTCTGGCAG CTTACTGTTGCTTGCATAAAGATGAATAGACCGGAAATAGCTGCAAAAGCTCTTCAGGTTGCTGAGAAACGCATAGCCTGTGACAAGTGGCCTGAATATTATGATACCAAAAGAGCAAGGTTCATTGGAAAACAATCACACCTGTTCCAGACCTGGTCAATTGCTGGATACCTTGTGGCAAAGCTTCTGCTTGCGGACCCAAGTGctgcaaaaattttaataaccgAGGAGGATTCTGAGCTTGTCAATGCTTTCTCTTGTATGATCAGTGCCAATCCAAGGAGAAAGCGCGGACGAAAGAATCTAAACAAGACTTACATCATATGA